In the Geoalkalibacter sp. genome, one interval contains:
- a CDS encoding transposase, with protein LEGINSLIQAAKAKARGYRNPDNLIAMAYLIAGKLKFPQPT; from the coding sequence CCTGGAAGGCATCAATAGCCTCATTCAGGCAGCCAAGGCCAAAGCGAGAGGCTACCGAAATCCGGACAATCTGATTGCCATGGCGTACCTGATCGCCGGTAAACTCAAATTCCCTCAACCCACTTGA